The window GGGGCTTTTTCGCACCATTCCCGGTTGACCGGCATAATGAAGTTGTGAAATTTAGCTCGCTGTTCAGGTGTGCGGGCAATAATGAAGCGCCATGGCTGCAAGTTGCTTCCGGAAGGTGCCCACCTTGCGGCTTCAAAAAGACTAAGGAGAACATCTTCTGTCACTTCTTGATCGGTAAAGGAGCGTGGCGACCAACGTGTTAGGAATTGAGGGTTGATTTCGTGGTCAGGTTGACGATTGGATTCGACTTCAGCAGGTAAAGAAGTTGTCACGATAAATTCCTCCTTATTTTGTAATCTTCCTTATATTACCTGATTTCAAAGTCGATTACGAGTTTCTGAAAATCCTCTTGAACGGTATGGTTTTTCATGATTATGGAAAAACTAGTGGTTATGAAATGATGGACCAAGAAGAGGTGCGAGAAACCGTGAATTTTACTAGTCATGATGTTATTATAATTGAAAGAGCGCTAAGAACAGCGATGAAACATGATAGGGAAGAGCATCGTTCAAGAGATTATCATGAAGTTTTGCTCAAAATGCAAGAGAATGTGGAGCAGGCGCTCACCGTCAATGCTCAACAGGCAACCATAGAACATGAAGGAATTCGGTATGATTATGATGATTCATCCGATCTCATGTAGACATACGAACGTATATTCTGTAAGGCTGCGGCGGGAAACCGAAGCAAAAAAATGAATAGTAGGTTAAACAAAATGAGGCCCTAGTAAATAAATGGGGCTTTTTTATTTTGTGTGAGACGTTTATAATAGGGGAACAATCGTTCTATGCGGAGTGGTGAAAATATGATAAGAAAAAAATCCCTATCGGATTTAATACAAGGATTAAAAAGTAATGAAAATATAGTTAATTGGCATGAAGTTGAACCGCAAGAAGCAAAGACCCGTTCAATGCCTGAAAGCGTAGACCTAAGAATAAAGGCCGCATTAACTCAAAGAGGAATAGAACAGTTATACACTCACCAGCACACAGCTTATGAAACTGTACGTAAAGGTGAAAATATTGTTGCTGTTACCCCAACTGCTTCGGGTAAAACACTTTGTTATAACCTTCCTGTATTACAGGCAGTAGCCGAAGACGACGGAAGCCGCGCGCTTTACTTATTCCCAACGAAAGCCCTGGCGCAAGACCAAAAAAGCGAATTAAACGAAATCATTACGGAAATGGGCATTGATATAAAAAGCTTCACATATGACGGCGATACTTCCCCAGCAATTAGGCAGCTTGTTAGAACTGTAGGGCATATTGTAATTACTAACCCAGATATGTTACATGCTGCAATCCTTCCCCATCATACGAAATGGGTAAGTTTATTTAGTAATCTTAAATACATTGTCATTGATGAACTACATACTTACAGGGGCGTTTTCGGCAGCCATGTAGCAAATGTTATTCGTAGATTACAACGAATCTGCAAATTTTACGGCAGCAACCCTCTTTTCATTTGTACTTCTGCGACAATAGCAAATCCAAAGGAACTAGCAGAACAGCTTACAGGAAAGCCTATGCGGCTAATTGACGATAACGGCGCTCCTAGGGGAAGGAAGCATTTTGTTTTCTATAACCCGCCAATTGTTAATAAGGCGTTAAACATTCGGAAAAGCGCAACAGTAGAAGTAAACCATTTAGCCAGGGAATTCTTAGCAAATAAAGTACAGACTATTGTTTTTGCCCGAAGTCGGGTACGAGTAGAGATAATCTTAAGCCACATACAAGAACTGGTTAAGAATGAAATAGGGGCAAAATCTATAAGGGGTTATAGGGGCGGTTACTTACCAAGTCAGCGGAGGGAAATTGAAAGAGGGTTAAGGAACGGGGAAATTTTAGGCGTAGTAAGCACGAACGCTTTAGAATTGGGAGTAGACATAGGTCAACTGCAAGTCTGCATTATGAGTGGCTACCCTGGAAGTGTAGCAAGTACTTGGCAGCAAGCAGGCAGGGCAGGTAGACGGCATGGGGAAGCCCTGGTCCTAATGGTAGCAAGCAATACACCCATAGACCAGTACATAGTCCAAAATCCTGAATATTTTTTCGACCGTTCCCCGGAATCAGCAAGAATTAACCCGGAAAATTTAATTATTCTTGTTGATCATTTACGCTGCGCTGCTTATGAACTTCCAATGAAAAAGGGGGAAGAATTCGGGCCTTTAGAGATAGCCGACATTTTGGAATACCTGGTAGAAGAAAGGGTACTGCATCAGGCGGGGGATTCTTTTTTCTGGGCGAATCAGTCTTTCCCAGCAAGCGAAGTAAGTCTGCGTTCGGCAGCACAAGAAAATGTAGTCATAATCGACCAGTCGGACGTAGCGAATGTAAAAATTATTGGGGAAATGGACAGATTTAGCGCTATGACCCTGTTACATGACGAAGCTATTTATCTTCATGAAGGGGTACAGTTTCAAGTTGAGAAGCTGGACTGGGAGCATAAGAAGGCCTACGTACGGGAAGTCGATGTAGAATATTACACGGACGCAAACCTAGCGGTAAAGCTTATAGTATTAGAAGTTGACCGGACGGAAAACAGGCGAACCACATCACTTCATTATGGCGATGTTCGAGTAAACGCGATGCCAACACTGTTTAAGAAAATACGCTTAACCAGTTTCGAAAATATCGGATACGGTCCAATTAACCTACCCGAAGAAGAACTGCATACCAGCGCGACCTGGATAGAGTTAAAAGAGGTAGACCCGACATTAGGGACGAAAACGCTGGAACAACTGCTTTTAGGAATTTCGAATGTACTGAGGCATATAGTACCAATTCATGTAATGTGCGACCGAAGCGATATACACGTAGTTTCACAAATAAGGGCCGAGCATACGCAGCTGCCTACGATTTTCATATATGACCATTACCCCGGCGGCATTGGACTTGCCGAAGACGTTTATAGGCGTTTTGACGATATAAAAGCTGCGGCAAGAAATTTAATACGAAAATGTCTCTGTGAAGACGGCTGCCCTTCATGTATTGGTACGGAAATAGAGGGACTTAACGCAAAACAAAAAAGTATAGAATTGTTGGGGGTAATATGAAAATACGTGGTTCTGTACCCTGCTACATTAAATTTCGTTTGAGAACGCACAAGAACATAGATGCTGGCCCTATTCGGTTGCCCGAAGAAGAGCTGCTTACGAGATCTTATTGGTTTACCGTCGACGAGGAGATGTCGGCGGGGCGTTCGGCCAATGATAAGCAGCATGTGCTGCTCAGCATTGCGCAGCTCGAAGGCGGTGCCCGATGAGCGGGCTCCGCGAGAGGCTGGGCCGCCTGCGGGGACCTTCGGCGGCTCAGGTTGCACCGCCGACCCTGCCTGCGGCAGACGGCGAGTGGGCGCAGCTCGGCGCCCATGTAGAAACGAGCCCGGCCGGCTCGTTCGTCATGCGGCGCCGTGTGTACGGCGCGGACAGCGTGCACGGCAAGTATCGGCTGCGTGAGCTGGCCGATGTTGCGCAGCAGCTGTCCTGCTTTCACGACCGTGACGCCGTCGTCCGGCTCGAAGAGCTGCTCTTCTTCGACACCGAAACGACCGGACTCGGCGTCGGTGCAGGTAACGTGCCGTTCATGGTCGGCATCGGCTTTTATACCGGTGAGTTGTTCACGGTAGAACAGCTCTTGATTCGCAACCCAGCGGAAGAGCATGCTATGCTTGTTTATTTGCAAGAACTGCTCGAGCGCTTCACGCATATTATTTCCTACAATGGCCGAACATTCGATTGGCCTATTCTAAAAAATCGTTATGTTCTTAATCGACTCCAATTGGACGATACGAAGCTGCTTCAGCTTGATCTTCTTTACCCCTCGAGAAGCCTGTGGCGAAACACGCTGCCATCTTGTCGTCTCAGTAAAGTTGAAGAGAGCCGCCTCGGTTTTGAACGTGTAGATGATGTGCCGGGATCCATGGCACCCGCTTTATATTTTCAATATCTGGCCGAGAAAAATCCATCTATACTCGAAGGTGTTTTCGTTCATAATGAGCACGATATCGTTACTTTAGCAGCACTTGCCATACATTTCGGCAAACTGCTGAGTGAAAAAATCGAAATCGAACCCGAAATCGAACTAGAAGAACTGTTTCGAACAGGACTGTGGCTAGACAAAATGGGTCGTTCTACAATAGCAGAGACATATTTCGAAGAATTGTTTGCTAGGTTAATGAATGATCTGGAATCATCTAATCCTGCTGATAAAGAATCAGCCATTCTTCTGTTAGCAGCTTTTTATAAGAAAAATGGTGAGCATCTTCGCGCAGTTGAACTATGGAAACGATGGATTCTCATCAAAAACGTGAGCATTGCGCTTCATTTGGAGCCTTATTTGGAGCTAGCGATGTATTACGAGCATCGAGAGAAGAACTTTGCTCAGGCGATATTTTACGCTGAGGAGGCTTGGGCGAAGCTCTGGCGCCGCCGTTCACTTCACCGTGGAGATAAACGTCAAAACGAAGTCGAGGAAGCACTGGAGAAACGTATCCATCGATTGAAAGGTAAGTTGAGGAAAGCTGAAAGTCATCCGTTTGAGATGAAATCACTTGCTGTGAAGGGTAAGAACACATCGAAAGAGATAACCAAGACACGCAAAATAAAGCCGATTTACGTTAGTGAAGGCCTAATTTAATGGGGATGGACGCCAATTCTAGTTATTTAACACATTGATAAGAGCTTCTAGAGACTGCTAAATTTCATTTTTCATCAATGAACAAGAAATAGAAGCTCCTAGAGGCTCCTAATTTAAGCATTTTCACCAGTTTTGATAGCATTCCATAGCAATAGAAGTCCCTAAAGACTGCTATTGCTCATTTTCATACGATTAAGATTGAAATAAGAGTCTCTAGGGGCTCTTATTTTTGAATTCATGTCGAAGGCAGCATCTATGTTTTGTCAAAAGAGAAATCAGGGGAGCGCCTAGTTTAAAGCAAGAAGCATTAAGAAGAGCTAAGCAGCACTACGAGCACAAAGAAACACCAAAAGCACCAAGAATTCTCCAACACCATCCAGAAGGTTGTGTAAGGTAGTTCCGTTTACTTTCCCAGTCATTTGGTTATACAAGGAAGAAAAAGGCAAGGAGAGTTCACCATGCCCGAACTTCCAGAGATGGAAACGTATCGTCAGCAGTTGACGCGATTGATCCAAGGCGCGCCAATCACTGGGGCGGAAGTTACGCGTCCGAAATCATTGAATGTGGAGCCGGATAGTTTCATTCGGAAGCTAACTGGAAACCGTATTGTACGGATAGATCGCAGAGCTAAACATTTGCTGTTTCACTTGGTATCAGGTGAAGTTTTGTTATTGCATTTAATGCTTGGTGGTTGGATGTTCTATGGAACGGAGGATGAGAAGCCGGACCGGACAACGCAAGTTGTGATCCATTTTGGCACGAAGCACTTATATTTCATTGGATTGCGGTTAGGATATTTGCACATGCATACACGGCCTGAGGTTGATCTGCTTTTAGGCAAGCTTGGGCCTGAGCCACTGGATTCCAGCTTTACTTTTCCACAGTTCCAGCAGGTGTTGAAAAGTAAGAAAAGCAACTTGAAATTATCCTTTGTTGACCAATCGTTTCTCTCAGGGATCGGGAACTGCTATTCCGATGAGATATGCTTTTATGCGGGTATTCTCCCACTTCGTAAACTGTCCTCACTGACAGAAGAAGAGCAAAATCGCTTATTTCAGGCCATGCGCTCGGTTCTTCTCGAAGCTATTCAATTCGGGGGATATATAGACGAGCCTCTGTTTGTTGGGGACCGTTTGACAGGGCAATTTGATGCTAAGTGTCGCGTATATGATCGAGAAGGGGAGCCTTGTTTGCGCTGCGGACATCCACTAATAAAGACAGAAGTTTCGAGCCGCAAATGCTTCTACTGTGCTAATTGTCAAGCGTGAAAGGGCTGATTCCTGATGTTTATTGGCGCTCATGTTAGTACGCGTGGCGGCTATTTAGGTGCGGCCAAAACCGCTCTGTCTATAGGGGCAAATGCATTTCAATACTTTCCCATGAACCCGCGCAGTCTTTCTACCAAATTAGTTAATCAAAGAGATACAAGCGCATGCGCGCAATTTTGCCAAGAACACGGCATGTTGTCGATTGGGCACGCTCCGTATCCCTTGAACCCAGCGGCTGATGAGGCTGAACGCGAACATATGATAAAGCTTTTGAGGAATGGTTTGGAAATTACGGATGCCTGCGGTTCGGTAGGATTAGTGGTGCACTTTGGAAAATATATTGGAAAAGACCCGTTACAAGGTTATAAAAATATAATACAATGTTTGAATAGCGCTGCTCAGGGATATGAGGGTTCTTCATTGATTTTGCTTGAGAATCAAGCTGGGGAAGGTGCTCAGCTTGGGCTAACCATGGAAGAAATGGTTCAAGTGCGCAAACTTAGCGGAGTTCCAGAAAAGATTGGATTTTGCTTGGATACGTGTCATGCATTTGCAAGTGGTTTATGGCAAGGGCATAATTGGTTAGAGCTTGAGACCAAGGGGAAACAGCTTGACTATTTTCCGCATCTGAAGGCTGTTCATTTGAATGACTCTGTCCATCCTTATGGTTCCCGCCGAGACCGCCATGCAAATATTGGGGCTGGCTATATTGGCCGTGAGAATTTTCAGCAAATGCTAGGCTCTTCCTATTTGAAACAAATTCCCATCGTTCTTGAAACAGGTTCAGGAAGTGACGGTACACATGCTCAGGAAATTGCACTGGTGAAATCTTTGGTATACTAGTACTTCATTCATTTCATCATGAATAGGAAAGGAAATCCGATCATGATTCATGTATACTTAGATGACTTGCGACCTTGTCCCCAAGGATTTACTTTAGCCAAAGATGTCAAAGAATGCATTTTACTGCTCCAGGAGTTTGATGTTGATATTTTATCGTTAGATCATGATTTGGGTTGGTCTACGATGGAGACTGGCATGGACGTCGTCATTTGGTTAACGCAACAGCGCAAATTTCCCAAAACAATTTATATTCATACTTCCAGTCCCTCGGCTTGTACGGCAATGTATCAAATGCTTTACACGGCCAAACCCGAAGGGATGAGTCTATACCCTCACCGAATTCCTGACGATTTGCTCATGCAGATTGCACAAGGTACATATACGAGTGAGCCGTAGTCAGAAAGGAATCGACCGCAAATGATCCATTTATCCGGTATTCATTTTATTAGAGGAGAACGTCATATTTTACAGGATGTGAATGTACACATTCAGCCAGGTGAACACTGGGTATTGTTAGGCCGTAATGGTTCAGGTAAGACAACATTGCTTGAAATGATGAATGGATACGAGTTCCCAAGTCGGGGAACGGTAGACGTGCTGGGTAACCGGTATGGTCAATGTGATGTGAGGGAAGTTCGCAAGAAAATCGGCTATATTTCACAGTCTTTGTTCGAAAAATTGAACCTAAATGACCCCGTTCTCGAAGTTGTCGCTACGGGTGAATATGCCTACCTACGGTTTTATCAGGAAATACCGCAAGAGGTGAAAGATCGTGCTCTAGTCATGTTGGAGCGTGTCCGCATTCCTCATTTAGCTCATCAGCCTTTAGGAAGTCTTTCGCAAGGAGAACGTAAAAAAGTCATGCTTGCCAGATCGCTCATGATGAAGCCTTCCATTCTCATTATGGACGAACCAGCGGCTGGATTAGATTTATACGAGAGAGAACGTTTTCTTACAGATGTCAACGACCTCAGCAAGCAAAACATTACGGTCGTCTACGTGACGCATCATATCGAAGAAATAATCCCTTTATTTACGCATGTTGCTATTATTGAACAAGGTGAAATCATTGCGGCGGGGCGCAAAGAAGAAGTACTGACTCCAGAAAATATTCATCGAGCCTTTGGAATCGATATCACGTTGGAGTGGTTCCAAGAACGACCATGGCTTAAGGTTATTGAATCAAGATAGTACATTACATAAAGGATGCGGCTATGACACACTTAACGACATACATTGGTACCTCGAATCACGGGTTCGCTCAATATGCACAAGATGAAATTCGTAAATTATTTCCCTTAACTAAGTTTACTTTGTTGGTGCCGACTGAGGTGTTTATATTCGAAGTGCCCGAGGGTACAGAAGATATGATCACAACGCTTAAAGAGCAGGAGCCTATGTTTCTTAGGCACGTTCAGCCTGTGAGTCAAGACTGGGACCTGAGCCGTACGGATGCGGATATCGAACATCTCAAGTCTTGGTTAAGAGATGCCATTTCTTCAGGGATTATTGGTTCAGGCGAGAAAATAGCCACCCAAGTGCGCAAAGAAGAGCGGGCGGATGTACCTTATGCACCTTTCACCGTCAAGGCAGCTTTAGATGAAATATTGGTTTCTGAGATTCAGGCTGAGCCCGTAGTTCGGTATGCGGATCAAATCATTTCCGTGTATATTAGCGCCAAGAAGCTATTCGTGGGGCTGTCCAAGCCTACCGACAATTTGTCTGATTGGTCAGGCGGTGCGATCCGATTTATGAAGGAAGAGGATCAAATCTCGCGTGCTAAATTCAAGCTTTTGGAAGCGGAACAACGATTCGGTATTGATTTCAGCATTGCCCGTACGGCACTAGATATTGGCGCTGCTCCTGGTGGATGGACATCGTTACTTTTGGAGCGCGGCTTGCGTGTTACGGCTATTGACCCTGCATCCATGAGTCCCAGACTTCAGGGCAACCCACTTCTCGCGATTCTTAAGAAAAATGCT is drawn from Paenibacillus sp. V4I7 and contains these coding sequences:
- a CDS encoding Fpg/Nei family DNA glycosylase — its product is MPELPEMETYRQQLTRLIQGAPITGAEVTRPKSLNVEPDSFIRKLTGNRIVRIDRRAKHLLFHLVSGEVLLLHLMLGGWMFYGTEDEKPDRTTQVVIHFGTKHLYFIGLRLGYLHMHTRPEVDLLLGKLGPEPLDSSFTFPQFQQVLKSKKSNLKLSFVDQSFLSGIGNCYSDEICFYAGILPLRKLSSLTEEEQNRLFQAMRSVLLEAIQFGGYIDEPLFVGDRLTGQFDAKCRVYDREGEPCLRCGHPLIKTEVSSRKCFYCANCQA
- a CDS encoding ABC transporter ATP-binding protein, which translates into the protein MIHLSGIHFIRGERHILQDVNVHIQPGEHWVLLGRNGSGKTTLLEMMNGYEFPSRGTVDVLGNRYGQCDVREVRKKIGYISQSLFEKLNLNDPVLEVVATGEYAYLRFYQEIPQEVKDRALVMLERVRIPHLAHQPLGSLSQGERKKVMLARSLMMKPSILIMDEPAAGLDLYERERFLTDVNDLSKQNITVVYVTHHIEEIIPLFTHVAIIEQGEIIAAGRKEEVLTPENIHRAFGIDITLEWFQERPWLKVIESR
- a CDS encoding ribonuclease H-like domain-containing protein gives rise to the protein MSGLRERLGRLRGPSAAQVAPPTLPAADGEWAQLGAHVETSPAGSFVMRRRVYGADSVHGKYRLRELADVAQQLSCFHDRDAVVRLEELLFFDTETTGLGVGAGNVPFMVGIGFYTGELFTVEQLLIRNPAEEHAMLVYLQELLERFTHIISYNGRTFDWPILKNRYVLNRLQLDDTKLLQLDLLYPSRSLWRNTLPSCRLSKVEESRLGFERVDDVPGSMAPALYFQYLAEKNPSILEGVFVHNEHDIVTLAALAIHFGKLLSEKIEIEPEIELEELFRTGLWLDKMGRSTIAETYFEELFARLMNDLESSNPADKESAILLLAAFYKKNGEHLRAVELWKRWILIKNVSIALHLEPYLELAMYYEHREKNFAQAIFYAEEAWAKLWRRRSLHRGDKRQNEVEEALEKRIHRLKGKLRKAESHPFEMKSLAVKGKNTSKEITKTRKIKPIYVSEGLI
- a CDS encoding deoxyribonuclease IV, which produces MFIGAHVSTRGGYLGAAKTALSIGANAFQYFPMNPRSLSTKLVNQRDTSACAQFCQEHGMLSIGHAPYPLNPAADEAEREHMIKLLRNGLEITDACGSVGLVVHFGKYIGKDPLQGYKNIIQCLNSAAQGYEGSSLILLENQAGEGAQLGLTMEEMVQVRKLSGVPEKIGFCLDTCHAFASGLWQGHNWLELETKGKQLDYFPHLKAVHLNDSVHPYGSRRDRHANIGAGYIGRENFQQMLGSSYLKQIPIVLETGSGSDGTHAQEIALVKSLVY
- a CDS encoding DEAD/DEAH box helicase; protein product: MRKKSLSDLIQGLKSNENIVNWHEVEPQEAKTRSMPESVDLRIKAALTQRGIEQLYTHQHTAYETVRKGENIVAVTPTASGKTLCYNLPVLQAVAEDDGSRALYLFPTKALAQDQKSELNEIITEMGIDIKSFTYDGDTSPAIRQLVRTVGHIVITNPDMLHAAILPHHTKWVSLFSNLKYIVIDELHTYRGVFGSHVANVIRRLQRICKFYGSNPLFICTSATIANPKELAEQLTGKPMRLIDDNGAPRGRKHFVFYNPPIVNKALNIRKSATVEVNHLAREFLANKVQTIVFARSRVRVEIILSHIQELVKNEIGAKSIRGYRGGYLPSQRREIERGLRNGEILGVVSTNALELGVDIGQLQVCIMSGYPGSVASTWQQAGRAGRRHGEALVLMVASNTPIDQYIVQNPEYFFDRSPESARINPENLIILVDHLRCAAYELPMKKGEEFGPLEIADILEYLVEERVLHQAGDSFFWANQSFPASEVSLRSAAQENVVIIDQSDVANVKIIGEMDRFSAMTLLHDEAIYLHEGVQFQVEKLDWEHKKAYVREVDVEYYTDANLAVKLIVLEVDRTENRRTTSLHYGDVRVNAMPTLFKKIRLTSFENIGYGPINLPEEELHTSATWIELKEVDPTLGTKTLEQLLLGISNVLRHIVPIHVMCDRSDIHVVSQIRAEHTQLPTIFIYDHYPGGIGLAEDVYRRFDDIKAAARNLIRKCLCEDGCPSCIGTEIEGLNAKQKSIELLGVI
- a CDS encoding cyclic-phosphate processing receiver domain-containing protein, with amino-acid sequence MIHVYLDDLRPCPQGFTLAKDVKECILLLQEFDVDILSLDHDLGWSTMETGMDVVIWLTQQRKFPKTIYIHTSSPSACTAMYQMLYTAKPEGMSLYPHRIPDDLLMQIAQGTYTSEP
- a CDS encoding SAM-dependent methyltransferase — translated: MTHLTTYIGTSNHGFAQYAQDEIRKLFPLTKFTLLVPTEVFIFEVPEGTEDMITTLKEQEPMFLRHVQPVSQDWDLSRTDADIEHLKSWLRDAISSGIIGSGEKIATQVRKEERADVPYAPFTVKAALDEILVSEIQAEPVVRYADQIISVYISAKKLFVGLSKPTDNLSDWSGGAIRFMKEEDQISRAKFKLLEAEQRFGIDFSIARTALDIGAAPGGWTSLLLERGLRVTAIDPASMSPRLQGNPLLAILKKNAGDVKLRENEFDLLVCDMSWDPRQMGRLVADLLYSLQSGGTAIITVKLMHKKPFQTVRDVLKILEPTLFLLKAKQLFHNREELTLYLQKT